The sequence TTGGCATAACTGATTCTGAAGGAAGCGGATTTCCGAGGATCTCCAATTTCTCTTCTCCAATGTACTCGTACAATTTATTTCCGAGCATCTTGTTCACCTCATCCACCAACACAGATGGACCGTACATTTTCTTCACCACACCAACGGGAACTTTTCCAGGACGGAAGCCTGGCATGCTCGCCTTCTTGGCGTGTTCTCTCAAGGTCTTCTCAACCTGAGGTTGGTAATCGGCAGGCTCCAATTTGATGGTTACCCGTGCGTTCAGTTCATCAATGGTCTCCTTGGTAATGTTCATTGTGCTCATTTACAGATTGTCGTTAGCAAAAAAGGGAACCGCTTTTCAACAGTTCCCTCTTTGTTTTAAAGTGCGGATGGAGGGACTTCCCGATATCCGCTTCGCTTCATCGGGATAAACTTCTCGCCCCATATCAACCCATTCATTTTCATTTTTGTGCGGATGGAGGGACTCGAACCCACACACCTCGCGGCACCAGATCCTAAGTCTGGCGTGTCTACCAATTTCACCACATCCGCAAAAATTCAAAAGAACCTCCCCGAAAAACGGGAGCGCAAAGGTAATTCTCTTTTCGAAATATCAAACCATATTTATTTCACACAACAGATAATATGAGGCGCGTACCTTTGCGCTTCAAACTGAACGTACATGAGAAGCTACACGCCATCAGAAATGGAAACCCCGCAATTGCATGGATTGCTCCTGAGCGCCATTGCTCCACGACCAATTGCCTTTGTGAGTACGGTCGATGCAGATGGGAAGCCGAATTTGGCACCATTCAGCTTCTTCAACGTGTTCAGTGCCAATCCACCCATTGCCATCTTCTCCCCTGCCCGCAGGGTGCATGGCAACACCACCAAGCATACATTGGATAATGTGGAAGTGACGAAGGAGTGCGTGATCAATGTGGTGAGTTACGGTATCCTTCACCAAATGAATTTGGCCAGTTGCGAATATGCTGATGGTGTGAACGAATTTGAAAAGGCAGGTCTGACACCCATCGCATCGGATGTTGTAAAACCTTTCCGTGTGAAGGAATCTCCCGTTCAATTTGAATGTAAAGTGAGGGAAGTGATCCATTTGGGAGAGCACGGAGGTGCGGGGAATCTCGTGGTCTCGGAAGTGGTGAGAATGCATTATGCGGAAGATGTTTTTGAGGATGACGGAAGTGTGGATCCGCAGAAACTCGACCTCGTGGCGCGAATGGGAAAGAACTGGTATTGTCGTGCACATGGCGAGGCTGTCTTCGAAGTTCCCAAGCCGGGCCGCGTAGTTGGAATGGGCGTTGATTCGCTTCCCGAAAACATCCGCAACAGCACGGTTCTGACAGGAAATGACCTTGGCATGTTAGCTATGAGTCCAGAATTGCCAAGCGATGCAGACATTCATGCATTCTACGAGCAACCCAATGTGAAAGAACTGCTTCGCGAGTATCACCTTAACCCAAAACAGGTGGAACGCATGCTGCACAAAAATGCCCACAAGCTCTTGAGTGAAGGTAAGATCGAGGACGCTTGGAAAATGCTCCTTTCACCTCAATGTCTATAAGGTGAGCGCAGAGGTTTTTCAACTTACGGCCACCACGCTTCCAGGTTTGGAAGAGATTCTGGCAAACGAGCTTAGTTCTTTCGGGGCGAGAGAGGTCGAAATGGGCAATCGTGCGGTTTATTTCAAAGGCGACCTTGGCTTTATCTATAAGGTGAATTTCCGTTCGCGCTTTGCGCTACGTGTGCTGAAACCGATCAAAGAGTTCGTGGCGCGTGATGAGCAAGAATATTACGGAAGGATCAAATCTTATCCATGGGAAAAACTGCTGACGAAAGACCAAACGCTTGCCATCCGCTCGGCCGTGCATTCCAACACGTTCACGCATTCCAAATTCATGGCGCTGAAAGCCAAGGATGCGATCGTTGACCGCATCCGCGAAAAAACAGGCGAGCGTCCGAACGTGGACACGGACAATCCAGACCTTCCGCTCCATGTTCATATTGCGGGCGAAAAAGTGATCATATCGCTCGATTCCACAGGAGATTCGCTGCACATGCGCGGCTATCGCCAGATAACTGGTCAGGCACCGATCAACGAAGTGCTGGCAGCCGGAATTGTAGAGCTTTCGGGTTGGGATCCGATCACACCATTATATGATGGCATGTGCGGTTCTGGAACCATTGCCATTGAAGCGGCCATCAAAGGCTTGAACATGCCACCAGGACTTTTCCGAAAGCAAGGTTGGGCATTTGAAAAGTGGGCAGATTTCGACCAGAAACTGTTCGACACGATCATTGACAGTTCGATGGAGCGCATTTCGGATGCACCATTGAAGATCTATGCTTCGGATGCCAGCGCCAATGTGGTGGCCAAGGCCAAGAAAAATGTTTACGGTGCAGAACTGGAAGATGAAATTCAAGTTTCTCATCAGGAATTCCTTGAACTGAAGCCATCGGAAACGCGTGGCACTTTGATTCTCAATCCGCCTTATGGCGACCGAATGAACAAG is a genomic window of Flavobacteriales bacterium containing:
- a CDS encoding flavin reductase family protein — encoded protein: MRSYTPSEMETPQLHGLLLSAIAPRPIAFVSTVDADGKPNLAPFSFFNVFSANPPIAIFSPARRVHGNTTKHTLDNVEVTKECVINVVSYGILHQMNLASCEYADGVNEFEKAGLTPIASDVVKPFRVKESPVQFECKVREVIHLGEHGGAGNLVVSEVVRMHYAEDVFEDDGSVDPQKLDLVARMGKNWYCRAHGEAVFEVPKPGRVVGMGVDSLPENIRNSTVLTGNDLGMLAMSPELPSDADIHAFYEQPNVKELLREYHLNPKQVERMLHKNAHKLLSEGKIEDAWKMLLSPQCL
- a CDS encoding class I SAM-dependent RNA methyltransferase, which codes for MGNRAVYFKGDLGFIYKVNFRSRFALRVLKPIKEFVARDEQEYYGRIKSYPWEKLLTKDQTLAIRSAVHSNTFTHSKFMALKAKDAIVDRIREKTGERPNVDTDNPDLPLHVHIAGEKVIISLDSTGDSLHMRGYRQITGQAPINEVLAAGIVELSGWDPITPLYDGMCGSGTIAIEAAIKGLNMPPGLFRKQGWAFEKWADFDQKLFDTIIDSSMERISDAPLKIYASDASANVVAKAKKNVYGAELEDEIQVSHQEFLELKPSETRGTLILNPPYGDRMNKEDIDELYKNIGDAFKQNWKGFSCFMITGNLSALKRVGLRTTSKKELYNGSIECRLARYDIYEGSKKNQE